Genomic segment of Caproiciproducens sp. NJN-50:
GCCGACCGCCAGTTCCGCAACGGTCTCGTTCGAGTATCCGGCGCAGTTGCAGACGGCGACGCCCTTCTTTTTGCAGGCCGCGAGGCCCACATGGTCGATTCCCGTGAAGGCTACGGCAAGCATCTTCAGCCTTTCGGCGGATTCCACCACTTCGTCGGGATACGGGTTGTTCGCGATCATCACGATGTCGGAGTCTTTGGACCGCTCCGCCAGCTCTTTTTTGTCGGTCGTCTTTTTGTCGTAGCAGACGAATTCATGTCCGGCCTTCGTCAGCTCCGAGGACAGCCCGCGGATTACGCTCTCCGGCACGCCAAGGGGTTCCAGCAAACTGATTTTCATGGTAGTCTCTTCCTTTTCATCCTTATTCGCCTTTGCAGTCAGACGTTTTAAGACCCCGCCGGTCTGATTGGATTCTGTTCCGCATACTGAAATTACATTCTGATATCTGCAATCATTGTAGCATGGCAGATTGATCCTGTCAATTTCCTTTCAGATCCGCGGTGCATATTTTCAAAAATCCTTCATAGAATACCAACGGGTGATGAAAATGGATTACTCTGGATACCATGAATTTCCTTTTCCCTCGAAACTGAGTGAAAACGAAGAGAAGCTGAAGACGTACTTTATGTCCCTGCCGGATGCGGAACAGCTGCGGCTGTTAAACGGGAGCCATTCCTATGAAGATTTTCGCGGCCGCGTCCAGAAAAGCATGCCCGCCGTATAAACGGTCCCCGGCCGCTTTTTGTTTTCTTCGTCCGAATCGGAACAGTCTTCGGCAAAAACCGCCGCCCCGGCCGTGCCGGGGAATTTTTTTTATCTTTTTTCCGGCAGCCGGCCCTATACCAGCGCGAAACGCCGGGGCGGATTTTCGGCGCTTCTGTTCAGGTAATCCGCCAGGATTCCGTCGAGGTTCATGGCGTCTTTCATTTCGTAAATCCCGGTTTTGTCCTGAATGAATTCCGCCGCATACAGCGCTCCCTCCGCGAACGCATCCCGCGAAAAACTCTGGTGCGAAATCTCGACCATGTCGTTCTTGCCGACCAGCATGACTTTGTGGCAGCCGACGATCCCGCCGGCACGCACGGAAGCGATGGGGACTTCGAGTTTTTCGCCGGGGGGCGAGGTTTCGCGAAGGCGGTCCGCAAGCTTTGCGGCGGTCCCCGATGGGATATCCGCCTTGCGGTTGTGGTGCATCTCAATGATTTCGACGTCGTAGCCGTTCAGGATCCGCGATGCAAGCTCGGTCAGGAACATCAGCGTGCTGACGCCGCGCGTGATGTTCGGTGCGTAGATCAGTCCGGCGCCGTACCGGTCCGCGAGCGCATAAAGCTCCGCTTCCTCCGCCTTGGAAAATCCCGTGGTCCCCATCACGACGCGGACGTTCAGGGAAAAGAATGCTTCCGCGTTCGCCAGCGCGGCGGACGGCGTGGAGAAATCAAGAACAAGATCCGGCCGGGTATTAAAAACGCAGGATTCGATCCGGTCGGAGGGGTAAACCTGAATGCCGGCGCTGCGGCAGCCGACGACTTCTCCGAGGTCCCGCCCGGCTTTGACGCTTCCGGGACTGCAGATCGCGGAGACGGGCTTTGCCTGATCTCCGGCAAGCAGATATCTGGCGATTTGGCTGCCGGCCCGCCCCAGCCCGGAGATACATACCTTCATCATTCCAAACGCTCCTTTCAAATTCAACAATTCCATTAAAAGTTGCAGGTTGTCTGAAAAAATCCAACAGTTCTCTCTTTTTGAAGCGATCGGGAAGAGAAGCCTGTTATTAACATGAATTACAAAAATTTACAAACAACTTTTTTATGAATGGTAAGTTGTCAATTGATATTATACGGGGATTGGTTTGAATTGTCAAATGAAAAAATTTCCATGATTTTGAAAAAACATTAAGATAGTCAAAATACATAGAAGCGGAGCGGGTAAATTTACCGCGCTCCGCCAGGATTGAACTCAAAAAATTACTCCGGAGTACCGGTCATCGTAATCCGTTTGTTTTTCGCAAAAGTGAGATCGTCAAATGTAAGATATGTTCCAATAACGTCATAATTTGATGAAAATGTTACGCTGTATTTATCTGACGACACAGACGATTCCGTCGAAATATTATCTGTCCTGACGTTTAACTCGGTAAGGTTTTCAAAGTCCATCGTATCATAATCAAACGACAAGGTTGGATCAGAGCATCCTGTAATTTTACCGGTAGTGAAATTATAGGTAAATGATGCGCTTAATGTTACAAAGCATTTTATTTTTATTTTGTCATCGTATACGGAAGACTTTGCAGACGCAATATAACTGTCTTCTTTTGAAATATGTCTGGTTGTAAATGCGTTAGGAACCCCCAAATTTGCTGCTTTGGTAATTGTGGTTTTAGAGAAACAGGATACGTTTTTTAAGGTATAAGATTCAATAGAATTATAATCTGAGGATTGATAGCTTTTGATGTTGTCGAGATAAAATGCATTACTGATGTCATCGCCGTTTTTATTGATAACAGCGTAAGAATTAGTTTCAGCAAAATAATCATTCATTAAAGATCCAAAGTTCTTTGTAGTTGACTTTGGTATTGCCGCAAAGACGGAAGTTCGTACAACTATTAAAGTGAAAAGACAAAAAATTGTAGATATCAATATTTTTTTCATTATAAATCCTCCAAATTCTAAATTGGTCGAATCTTTCTCCATATAATTTGAGAACCTTCCAGGAGGAAAAGCCAAATTACCGTGAAAGCAAGGCGAGCAGCGTAATCCAATAGAACA
This window contains:
- the dapB gene encoding 4-hydroxy-tetrahydrodipicolinate reductase, which translates into the protein MMKVCISGLGRAGSQIARYLLAGDQAKPVSAICSPGSVKAGRDLGEVVGCRSAGIQVYPSDRIESCVFNTRPDLVLDFSTPSAALANAEAFFSLNVRVVMGTTGFSKAEEAELYALADRYGAGLIYAPNITRGVSTLMFLTELASRILNGYDVEIIEMHHNRKADIPSGTAAKLADRLRETSPPGEKLEVPIASVRAGGIVGCHKVMLVGKNDMVEISHQSFSRDAFAEGALYAAEFIQDKTGIYEMKDAMNLDGILADYLNRSAENPPRRFALV